Proteins encoded by one window of Candidatus Binatia bacterium:
- a CDS encoding sulfotransferase: protein MAVIDSLRDLLARRKYGEPIIIVSGLPRSGTSMMMKMLDAAGIPIMTDQVRTPDIDNPKGYFEYERVKDLEKEQDKSWVRQARGKALKVISWLLKDLPDDNAYRIIFMRRDIDEVLASQNKMLKNRGEQDTTDDATMAEAYRNHLAAVRIMARKKRNWSMVEVRYDEAIRDPVKVASIVNRFLGGRYDERAMAEAVDEKLYRNRKTA from the coding sequence GTGGCTGTCATCGACTCGCTTCGTGATCTGCTGGCGCGCCGCAAGTACGGCGAGCCGATCATCATCGTCTCCGGCCTGCCGCGCAGCGGCACGTCGATGATGATGAAGATGCTCGACGCGGCCGGCATCCCGATCATGACCGATCAGGTCCGCACGCCGGACATCGACAACCCGAAGGGCTACTTCGAGTACGAGCGCGTCAAGGACCTCGAGAAGGAGCAGGACAAGAGCTGGGTGCGCCAGGCGCGCGGCAAGGCGCTCAAGGTGATCTCCTGGCTGCTCAAGGACCTGCCCGACGACAACGCGTACCGCATCATCTTCATGCGCCGCGACATCGACGAGGTGCTCGCGAGCCAGAACAAGATGCTCAAGAACCGCGGCGAGCAGGACACGACCGACGACGCCACCATGGCGGAGGCGTACCGCAACCACCTTGCGGCGGTCCGCATCATGGCGCGCAAGAAGCGCAACTGGAGCATGGTCGAGGTGCGGTACGACGAGGCGATCCGCGACCCGGTGAAGGTCGCCAGCATCGTGAACCGCTTCCTCGGCGGCCGCTACGACGAGCGCGCGATGGCGGAAGCCGTCGACGAGAAGCTCTACCGCAACCGCAAGACGGCTTGA
- a CDS encoding alkaline phosphatase family protein, translating to MTVREEKPRGTACRLAAALAGLALLAPQSAEAYIGPGAGFAFAGSLFLLLAALGLALLTILLWPLTTLWRLVRIGNPFKNASAKRVIILGFDGMDPGLATRFMQEGRLPNFQRLAEQGVFRPLDTSNPSMSPVAWSTFSTGVDPSRHGIYDFITRDPCTCAPMLSSTDIREAKRVLNIGRYMVPLEKPRIKLLRKGTPFWKLLGDKHIHSIIQRVPITFPPEKFRGLLLSGMCVPDLRGSQGTFSFFSTATKDGGAAAYTGGEQTVLRRNRQGVIRSRIVGPDDPMVKGHPRMTLPFSLIESPDRRSARLEIEGCEPVTLELQRYSEWVTLTFKSGLGVKVRGIARFYLMSLEPEVSLYMTPIHIDPENPAMPISHPTIYSVYLAKKQGPFATLGLAEDTWALNERVIDEKAFFEQAMLICDEREKMLFDALAHRKRGLVTTVFDTTDRIQHMFYRYLDPTHPANRDKETTEYADAIARTYERMDGILGRVLEEIGDDPETVLMVMSDHGFTNFRRGVNLNAWLRDQGYLVLKDGARTSGDWFERVDWSKTRAFSLGLTGLFINRKGREKSGIVEEGDEYVTLIAEIIRKLEALVDPATGKRCIRKVRSAIASADGPYRFDAPDLLVGYEGGYRNSWECATGAVTEEVFSDNTKSWSGDHCVDPDIVPGVFFCNRPIAVERPHIADISTSVLRLFGQSPSRHMQGRMLFPENGARATVAGPLDPSTLSQSGAAPGALVHGALPEAASA from the coding sequence ATGACGGTCCGGGAGGAGAAGCCGCGCGGCACGGCGTGCCGCCTCGCCGCCGCGCTTGCGGGTCTCGCGCTGCTCGCGCCGCAGAGCGCCGAGGCCTACATCGGCCCGGGCGCCGGGTTCGCGTTCGCGGGCTCGCTGTTCCTCTTGCTCGCGGCGCTCGGCCTCGCGCTGCTCACGATCCTGCTCTGGCCGCTCACCACGCTGTGGCGGCTCGTGCGCATCGGCAACCCGTTCAAGAACGCGTCGGCGAAGCGGGTGATCATCCTCGGCTTCGACGGCATGGATCCGGGTCTCGCGACGCGCTTCATGCAGGAGGGGCGGCTGCCGAACTTCCAGCGCCTCGCGGAGCAGGGCGTGTTCCGCCCGCTCGACACCTCCAACCCGTCGATGTCGCCGGTCGCGTGGTCGACGTTCTCGACCGGCGTCGATCCGTCGCGACACGGGATCTACGACTTCATCACGCGCGACCCATGTACCTGCGCGCCCATGTTGTCGAGCACCGACATTCGCGAAGCGAAGCGGGTGCTGAACATCGGGCGCTACATGGTTCCGCTCGAGAAGCCGCGCATCAAGCTGCTGCGCAAGGGCACGCCGTTCTGGAAGCTTCTCGGCGACAAGCACATCCACTCGATCATCCAGCGCGTGCCCATCACCTTCCCGCCCGAGAAGTTCCGCGGGCTCCTCCTTTCCGGCATGTGCGTGCCGGACCTGCGCGGCAGCCAGGGCACCTTCTCCTTCTTCTCCACCGCGACCAAGGACGGCGGCGCCGCGGCCTACACCGGCGGCGAGCAGACGGTGCTCCGCCGCAACCGGCAGGGCGTGATCCGCTCGCGCATCGTCGGTCCCGACGATCCGATGGTGAAGGGCCACCCGCGCATGACGCTGCCCTTCTCGCTGATCGAGTCGCCCGACCGGCGCTCGGCGCGGCTCGAGATCGAGGGCTGCGAGCCGGTGACGCTCGAGCTGCAGCGCTACTCCGAGTGGGTCACGCTGACCTTCAAGTCCGGGCTCGGCGTCAAGGTGCGCGGCATCGCGCGCTTCTATCTGATGTCGCTCGAGCCCGAGGTGTCGCTGTACATGACGCCGATCCACATCGATCCGGAAAATCCGGCGATGCCGATCAGCCACCCGACGATCTACAGCGTCTACCTGGCGAAGAAGCAGGGCCCGTTCGCGACGCTCGGTCTCGCCGAGGACACCTGGGCGCTGAACGAGCGCGTGATCGACGAGAAGGCGTTCTTCGAGCAGGCGATGCTGATCTGCGACGAGCGCGAGAAGATGCTGTTCGACGCGCTCGCGCACCGAAAGCGCGGTCTCGTCACCACCGTGTTCGACACCACCGACCGCATCCAGCACATGTTCTACCGCTACCTCGACCCGACCCACCCGGCGAACCGCGACAAGGAGACCACCGAGTACGCCGACGCGATCGCGCGCACCTACGAGCGCATGGACGGCATCCTCGGACGCGTCCTCGAGGAGATCGGCGACGACCCGGAGACCGTGCTCATGGTGATGAGCGACCACGGCTTCACCAACTTCCGCCGTGGCGTCAATCTCAACGCCTGGCTCCGTGACCAGGGCTACCTCGTGCTGAAGGACGGCGCGCGCACGAGCGGCGACTGGTTCGAGCGCGTCGACTGGTCGAAGACGCGCGCCTTCAGCCTGGGGCTCACGGGCCTCTTCATCAACCGCAAGGGCCGCGAGAAGTCGGGCATCGTCGAGGAGGGCGACGAGTACGTGACCCTGATCGCGGAGATCATCCGCAAGCTCGAGGCGCTGGTCGATCCGGCGACGGGCAAGCGCTGCATCCGCAAGGTGCGCTCGGCGATCGCGTCCGCGGACGGTCCGTACCGCTTCGACGCTCCGGATCTGCTGGTCGGCTACGAGGGCGGCTACCGCAACTCGTGGGAGTGCGCGACCGGCGCGGTCACGGAAGAGGTCTTCTCCGACAACACCAAGAGCTGGTCGGGCGACCACTGCGTCGATCCCGACATCGTGCCGGGCGTGTTCTTCTGCAATCGCCCGATCGCGGTGGAGCGTCCGCACATCGCCGACATCTCGACCTCCGTGCTGCGCCTGTTCGGCCAGAGCCCGAGCCGGCACATGCAGGGCCGCATGCTCTTCCCCGAGAACGGCGCGCGCGCGACGGTCGCGGGGCCGCTCGATCCCTCGACGCTGTCGCAGTCGGGCGCGGCGCCAGGCGCGCTCGTGCACGGGGCATTGCCCGAGGCCGCGAGTGCGTAG
- a CDS encoding ELWxxDGT repeat protein, with the protein MVQDTRRAATHRALGIAVLAAACALVLATSAEHARAQGKPYLVKDIETRSDGIAVRGAQAVGDVVFFAGNDGVHGFELWRSDGTANGTRLVLDAIPGPRGYVASELTAVGDALFYVYDDGEHGAELWISDGTAAGTHLVRDIAPGPRSSSPRRLTAAHGLLFFVADDGVHGEELWISDGTEAGTALVADVRPGELDSAIQGIVAFGDGVAFTADDGEVGLEPWWSDGTPEGTVLIEDIFPGSKSSIPQELTVLGDMLLFTADDGETGRELWRADAGVTGAVQVADLWLGKTGSRPSRLFTAGGLLYFIAAANEATGFELWTSDGTGRHTLPLIHLAAGPRSVTLQRGIALGDTAYFVLSGTDLGLGASLWKSNGTLESTVLVADLKSFPCSEEFGELVPFGNRLLFVARGPGEDDELWITDGTTEGTTRVKDILPGPGGSKPQHLTVANGRLFFSALDGLHGRELWVSDGTGKGTVLVRDILDGTAPGAGYWRLHALEDRVVFEDAHTQPWLSDGTAEGTVPWSALAGQRAISAASTRSSTYLFTGTEPTRLQGFGYGISWFAARALGDDLYFSASILNRPTLWRATSEPPAVQQLASFTGRDPEGLLRVRDRIYFVASDASHGSELWRTDGTPEGTKVVADVLPGPGGGVHAAGLLGNLGRRVFFAAEDGVHGGELWVTKGTKASTKLVKDIRPGTAGSMTAPKGVRFRKAIYFGADDGIHGSELWRTDGTPEGTTLVADVRPGPEGSHPRVLARLPNGVLFIANHDMHTAAPTKELWVTDGTPEGTVRLVDATASSWLPLDEPPVVIGDVAYIRSSNSQGSTVLWVTDGAPAGTRLAVDVSGGTPFAGIYQVASLRGQLFFIANDGAHGRELWALTCGNGVREAGEQCDDGALNGTPSSCCTGACTVRPELREQCEPIDGELELKRARLQADGRSPAATGQIVIDGFLEASAALPMSVAAGLEATVVDGGALEQVASWPASECRQAPTGVMRCSRRGAVATFKPVAGRSPGMQRYRFSVALRRLAIDGPFEAPIGLRLRSGDVTRAGALEECDPNGSRLRCAP; encoded by the coding sequence CGGTCGGCGACGTCGTCTTCTTCGCCGGCAACGACGGCGTGCACGGCTTCGAGCTCTGGCGCAGCGACGGCACCGCGAACGGCACGCGGCTCGTCCTCGACGCCATCCCCGGTCCGCGGGGCTACGTCGCGAGCGAGCTGACCGCGGTCGGCGACGCGCTGTTCTACGTCTACGACGATGGCGAGCACGGCGCCGAGCTCTGGATCAGCGACGGCACCGCGGCGGGGACGCATCTCGTGCGCGACATCGCGCCCGGGCCACGCAGCTCGTCGCCGCGGCGGCTCACCGCCGCACACGGTCTCCTCTTCTTCGTCGCCGACGACGGCGTCCACGGCGAGGAGCTGTGGATCAGCGACGGCACCGAGGCCGGCACCGCCCTGGTCGCCGACGTGCGGCCGGGCGAGCTCGACTCGGCGATCCAGGGGATCGTCGCGTTCGGGGACGGCGTCGCCTTCACCGCCGACGACGGCGAGGTCGGGCTCGAGCCGTGGTGGAGCGACGGCACGCCCGAGGGGACGGTGCTGATCGAGGACATCTTCCCAGGTAGCAAGAGCTCGATCCCGCAGGAGCTCACCGTGCTCGGCGACATGCTGCTGTTCACCGCCGACGACGGCGAGACCGGACGCGAGCTGTGGCGCGCGGACGCCGGCGTCACCGGCGCGGTGCAGGTCGCCGATCTGTGGTTGGGGAAGACCGGCTCCCGCCCCTCGCGCCTCTTCACCGCGGGCGGCTTGCTCTACTTCATCGCTGCCGCGAACGAGGCGACCGGCTTCGAGCTCTGGACGAGCGACGGCACGGGGCGGCACACCTTGCCGCTCATCCACCTCGCCGCGGGGCCGAGGAGCGTGACCCTTCAGCGCGGCATCGCGCTCGGCGACACCGCGTACTTCGTCCTCTCCGGCACGGACCTCGGCCTCGGCGCGTCGCTGTGGAAGAGCAACGGCACGCTCGAGAGCACCGTGCTCGTCGCGGACCTCAAGAGCTTCCCGTGCAGCGAGGAGTTCGGCGAGCTGGTGCCCTTCGGCAACCGGCTGCTGTTCGTCGCGCGCGGGCCCGGCGAGGACGACGAGCTCTGGATCACCGACGGCACCACGGAGGGAACGACCCGCGTCAAGGACATCCTTCCGGGGCCAGGGGGCTCGAAGCCGCAGCACCTCACGGTCGCGAACGGTCGGCTGTTCTTCAGCGCGCTCGACGGGCTGCACGGCCGGGAGCTGTGGGTGAGCGACGGCACCGGGAAGGGAACCGTGCTCGTGCGCGACATCCTCGACGGGACGGCGCCAGGAGCCGGGTACTGGCGGCTTCACGCGCTCGAGGATCGCGTCGTCTTCGAGGACGCGCACACCCAGCCGTGGCTCAGCGACGGCACGGCCGAGGGCACGGTCCCGTGGAGCGCGCTCGCCGGCCAGCGCGCGATCTCGGCGGCGTCGACGCGCTCGTCGACCTACCTCTTCACCGGGACGGAGCCGACCCGGCTGCAAGGCTTCGGTTACGGCATCTCCTGGTTCGCTGCTCGTGCGCTCGGCGACGACCTCTACTTCAGCGCGTCCATCCTGAATCGCCCCACCCTCTGGCGAGCCACCTCCGAGCCACCCGCCGTGCAGCAGCTCGCCTCGTTCACGGGCAGGGATCCGGAGGGACTGCTGCGCGTGCGCGACCGCATCTACTTCGTCGCGAGCGATGCGTCGCACGGCAGCGAGCTCTGGCGCACCGACGGCACGCCCGAGGGCACCAAGGTCGTCGCCGACGTCCTTCCGGGACCGGGCGGCGGCGTTCACGCTGCGGGCCTGCTGGGAAATCTCGGGCGACGCGTCTTCTTCGCCGCCGAGGACGGCGTCCACGGCGGCGAGCTCTGGGTGACGAAGGGCACCAAGGCGAGCACGAAGCTCGTGAAGGACATCCGCCCGGGCACGGCCGGCTCGATGACGGCGCCGAAGGGGGTGCGCTTCCGCAAGGCGATCTACTTCGGCGCCGACGATGGCATCCACGGCTCCGAGCTCTGGCGCACCGACGGCACGCCGGAGGGCACGACGCTGGTCGCCGACGTCCGTCCGGGGCCCGAGGGCTCGCACCCGCGGGTCCTGGCCCGGCTCCCCAACGGCGTGCTCTTCATCGCCAACCACGACATGCACACCGCTGCGCCCACGAAGGAGCTCTGGGTGACTGACGGCACCCCGGAGGGCACGGTGCGGCTGGTCGACGCCACGGCGTCGAGCTGGCTTCCCCTCGATGAGCCGCCGGTGGTGATCGGCGACGTGGCGTACATCCGGAGCTCGAACTCGCAGGGGAGCACGGTGCTCTGGGTCACCGACGGCGCGCCCGCGGGCACGCGGCTCGCGGTGGACGTCTCCGGGGGCACCCCCTTCGCCGGCATCTACCAGGTCGCAAGCCTGCGCGGGCAGCTCTTCTTCATCGCCAACGATGGCGCCCACGGCCGCGAGCTCTGGGCGCTCACCTGCGGCAACGGCGTCCGCGAGGCCGGCGAGCAGTGTGACGACGGCGCGCTCAACGGCACGCCGTCGAGCTGCTGCACCGGCGCCTGCACCGTGCGTCCCGAGCTGCGCGAGCAGTGCGAGCCGATCGACGGCGAGCTCGAGCTCAAGCGCGCGCGCCTGCAGGCCGACGGCCGCTCGCCCGCCGCGACCGGTCAGATCGTCATCGACGGCTTCCTCGAGGCGAGCGCCGCGCTGCCGATGTCGGTCGCAGCGGGGCTCGAAGCGACGGTCGTCGACGGCGGCGCGCTCGAGCAGGTCGCGTCGTGGCCGGCGAGCGAATGCCGCCAGGCGCCGACGGGCGTGATGCGCTGCTCGCGGCGCGGCGCGGTCGCGACCTTCAAGCCGGTCGCCGGAAGGAGCCCCGGGATGCAGCGCTACCGCTTCTCCGTCGCGTTGCGGCGCCTCGCGATCGACGGGCCGTTCGAGGCGCCGATCGGCCTGCGGCTGCGCAGCGGCGACGTCACCCGAGCGGGAGCGCTCGAGGAGTGCGATCCGAACGGCTCACGGCTGCGCTGCGCGCCGTGA
- a CDS encoding alkaline phosphatase family protein produces the protein MRRACSLVALLLALFIATTSHAARDDRPGIFVLGVDGMDPVILRRLMDAGKMPNFVRLAQQGSFVELATANPPQSPVAWSTFVTGMNPGGHGVYDFVHRDPKTYMPISSATAPEEPGSAVSLFGYYLPIGGSAPKNNRGGVPFWDPLFDAGVDVEVYRMPGNYPPPPSDAKVLSGMGTVDLRGGYGTYTWFTTYPVRGREELKGDIQQVSLSDDDLDGVPDTVRGTLKGPPDLFRLPPGQAPGENDYLTVPVTFRIDPEQDAVLVEAGSSRALLRVGEWSDWMTVEFSPLPAGLMTVQGIVRFYVRQVRPGVEIYASPINISPASPAQDISTPSSFANELYALLGFFYTQGMPEETNALKDRIFDDDDYASQVALVQQDTEAMLDLALARFKPGDMTFMYVSDIDLQCHMLWRLGDPKDPSAPPHPAFAADAHAAAEHGDDIEGYYRHVDELLGKVLDRVPEDTLVIVMSDHGFQPYTRKAHLNAWLRDQGYLVLKDGKRTGKIALGDVDWSKTRAYGLGFNGLYLNLRGREAEGIVDPSEADALLDEIKRKLESWQDGERRVVRRAFLGKDIYSGPRIAEAPDMVVGYDAGYGCSDESTLGEITEAVLEDNLSRWSGSHLTDPAVVPGVLLTNRPLPRNDYALPDVTATLLTHYGVPLPSGMEGKDLFAR, from the coding sequence GTGCGTAGGGCCTGTTCGCTCGTCGCTCTCCTTCTCGCGCTGTTCATCGCCACCACGTCCCACGCAGCGCGGGATGATCGTCCGGGGATCTTCGTCCTCGGCGTCGACGGCATGGATCCGGTGATCCTGCGGCGCCTGATGGACGCGGGGAAGATGCCGAACTTCGTCCGGCTCGCGCAGCAGGGGAGCTTCGTCGAGCTCGCGACCGCGAACCCGCCGCAGAGCCCGGTCGCGTGGTCGACCTTCGTCACCGGCATGAACCCGGGCGGGCACGGCGTGTACGACTTCGTGCACCGCGATCCCAAGACCTACATGCCGATCAGCTCCGCGACCGCGCCCGAGGAGCCGGGCAGCGCGGTGTCGCTCTTCGGCTACTACCTGCCGATCGGTGGCAGCGCGCCGAAGAACAACCGCGGCGGCGTGCCGTTCTGGGATCCGCTGTTCGACGCCGGCGTCGACGTCGAGGTCTACCGCATGCCGGGCAACTACCCGCCGCCGCCGTCGGACGCGAAGGTGCTCTCGGGCATGGGCACGGTCGACCTGCGCGGCGGCTACGGCACGTACACCTGGTTCACGACCTATCCGGTGCGCGGGCGCGAGGAGCTCAAGGGCGACATCCAGCAGGTGAGCCTCTCGGACGACGACCTCGACGGCGTCCCCGACACGGTCCGCGGCACGCTCAAGGGCCCGCCCGATCTGTTCCGCCTGCCGCCGGGTCAGGCGCCGGGCGAGAACGATTACTTGACGGTGCCGGTCACCTTCCGCATCGACCCCGAGCAGGACGCCGTGCTGGTCGAGGCGGGCTCGAGCCGCGCGCTGCTGCGGGTCGGCGAGTGGTCGGACTGGATGACGGTCGAGTTCTCACCGCTCCCCGCGGGGCTCATGACCGTGCAGGGCATCGTGCGCTTCTACGTGCGTCAAGTACGTCCGGGGGTCGAGATCTACGCGAGCCCGATCAACATCTCGCCGGCGAGCCCCGCGCAGGACATCTCGACGCCGTCGAGCTTCGCCAACGAGCTCTACGCGCTGCTCGGCTTCTTCTACACGCAGGGGATGCCGGAAGAGACCAACGCGCTGAAGGATCGGATCTTCGACGACGACGACTACGCGAGCCAGGTCGCGCTCGTGCAGCAGGACACCGAGGCGATGCTCGATCTCGCGCTCGCGCGCTTCAAGCCGGGCGACATGACCTTCATGTACGTCTCGGACATCGACCTGCAGTGCCACATGCTCTGGCGGCTCGGCGATCCGAAGGATCCGAGCGCGCCGCCGCATCCGGCGTTCGCCGCCGACGCGCACGCCGCGGCCGAGCACGGCGACGACATCGAGGGCTACTACCGTCACGTCGACGAGCTGCTCGGCAAGGTGCTCGACCGCGTGCCGGAGGACACGCTGGTCATCGTCATGAGCGACCACGGCTTCCAGCCCTACACGCGCAAGGCGCACCTCAACGCCTGGCTGCGCGACCAGGGCTACCTGGTGCTCAAGGACGGCAAGCGCACCGGCAAGATCGCGCTCGGCGACGTCGACTGGTCGAAGACGCGCGCCTACGGCCTCGGCTTCAACGGGCTCTACCTGAACCTGCGCGGACGCGAGGCGGAGGGCATCGTCGATCCCTCCGAGGCCGACGCGCTGCTCGACGAGATCAAGCGCAAGCTCGAGTCCTGGCAGGACGGCGAGCGCCGCGTCGTGCGCCGCGCGTTCCTCGGCAAGGACATCTACTCCGGGCCGCGGATCGCCGAGGCGCCCGACATGGTCGTCGGCTACGACGCCGGCTACGGCTGCTCGGACGAGAGCACGCTCGGCGAGATCACCGAGGCGGTGCTGGAGGACAACCTGTCGCGCTGGTCGGGCAGCCACCTGACCGACCCGGCGGTGGTGCCGGGCGTCCTGCTGACCAATCGCCCGCTGCCGCGCAACGACTACGCGCTACCCGACGTGACGGCGACCCTGCTCACACATTATGGTGTGCCGCTGCCGTCCGGCATGGAGGGCAAGGACCTGTTCGCGCGCTGA